The following are from one region of the Nicotiana tabacum cultivar K326 chromosome 3, ASM71507v2, whole genome shotgun sequence genome:
- the LOC107832566 gene encoding heavy metal-associated isoprenylated plant protein 2-like — protein sequence MVQKTVLKVDVSCDKCKKKILKAVSGLPGVEKIEIDGTKGTLSVTGDADPYEVIVRSRKAGKFAEVVSIGPPPAPPKPDGQKMPEEKKPEQKPKPQAQMYAPPPPIMPPVCAVCQGITPVVHVTRREEPNPQCSIL from the exons ATGGTGCAAAAGACTGTACTGAAGGTTGATGTTTCTTGTGATAAATGCAAGAAGAAGATCCTAAAAGCAGTTTCAGGACTGCCAG gtGTGGAAAAAATTGAAATTGATGGAACAAAGGGGACTTTGAGTGTAACGGGTGATGCTGATCCATACGAGGTCATTGTGAGATCGAGGAAAGCTGGGAAATTTGCAGAGGTGGTGAGTATTGGGCCTCCACCAGCTCCTCCAAAACCAGATGGACAGAAAATGCCCGAAGAGAAGAAGCCTGAGCAGAAGCCCAAACCCCAGGCCCAGATGTATGCTCCTCCCCCTCCAATTATGCCCCCAGTCTGTGCTGTCTGTCAGGGAATAACACCAGTCGTTCATGTGACGCGGAGGGAAGAACCCAACCCACAGTGCTCTATTTTGTAG